One Rosettibacter firmus genomic window carries:
- a CDS encoding c-type cytochrome has product MELIDKIILPQSAQHLLLLKYILVLTFILFISYASLLFGSFILSIIFEQKSKKQNNLTYKKVSIELIDLITFNKGIAFSLGIIPLLSSAFCYAQLLHLSGLIVTEAIFISTFLFFLALISIYTYKHAIHIKNALDVVKDYNPDGSESDVRNYLLKSSKIINASKILGLIFILLSTYLFIASVEFTQNPEKWTNSNNYSGVIFSFNAFINYIQFILISLGFTSLIILTKNRQAIEQEESYKNFIHNFSLKLGLISTITLPVIITITVITKSKYSLSYNLFSFTLIALILILFVSILLYVMLKQGKINYNFISILLFVLIIAFLIIKDQYAFNIAAKKQFVQLAANYESYQKKLLEETGLLKETISGEEIFNSKCIACHQFDKKVVGPPYNEVLPKYEGKMDELINFILNPVKVNPDYPSMPNQGLKPKEAEAVANYIMNTYKK; this is encoded by the coding sequence ATGGAGCTTATCGATAAAATTATTTTACCACAATCTGCACAACATTTATTGTTACTCAAATATATTCTTGTTCTGACATTTATATTGTTTATTTCTTATGCAAGTTTGTTATTTGGCTCGTTTATTTTATCAATTATATTTGAACAAAAGAGTAAAAAGCAAAATAATCTTACATATAAAAAAGTTTCTATTGAATTAATTGATCTTATTACTTTTAATAAAGGAATAGCTTTCTCATTGGGTATCATACCATTATTGAGTTCAGCTTTTTGCTATGCACAATTGCTTCATTTATCTGGTTTAATTGTTACAGAAGCAATATTTATTTCAACTTTTTTATTTTTCTTGGCATTGATATCTATATACACATACAAGCATGCAATTCATATAAAAAATGCTTTAGATGTTGTAAAAGATTATAATCCCGATGGAAGTGAATCTGATGTTAGAAATTATCTTCTTAAATCAAGCAAGATTATAAATGCAAGTAAAATTCTGGGATTAATATTTATTTTATTATCAACATATTTATTTATAGCTTCTGTTGAGTTTACACAAAATCCTGAAAAGTGGACTAATTCGAATAATTATTCTGGTGTAATTTTTTCCTTTAATGCTTTCATCAACTATATTCAATTCATTCTTATATCACTTGGTTTTACTTCTTTAATTATACTTACAAAAAATAGACAGGCAATAGAACAGGAAGAAAGTTATAAAAATTTTATTCATAATTTTTCACTTAAGCTGGGTTTGATAAGCACAATAACTTTACCTGTCATTATAACTATTACTGTAATTACTAAATCAAAATATTCTCTATCGTATAATTTGTTTAGCTTTACACTTATAGCACTGATTTTAATTCTTTTTGTTAGCATACTATTGTATGTAATGCTTAAGCAGGGGAAAATAAATTATAATTTTATTTCAATCCTTTTATTTGTATTGATAATTGCATTTTTAATTATTAAAGATCAGTATGCATTTAATATAGCTGCAAAAAAACAATTTGTACAATTAGCTGCTAATTATGAATCGTATCAAAAAAAATTATTAGAAGAAACTGGTTTATTGAAAGAGACAATCAGTGGCGAAGAAATATTTAACAGTAAATGTATAGCATGCCATCAATTTGATAAGAAAGTTGTTGGACCACCTTATAATGAGGTACTTCCCAAATATGAAGGTAAAATGGATGAACTCATTAATTTTATTTTAAATCCAGTTAAAGTAAATCCAGATTATCCATCAATGCCAAATCAAGGATTAAAACCAAAAGAAGCTGAGGCAGTTGCGAATTATATTATGAATACTTATAAGAAATAA
- a CDS encoding protoheme IX farnesyltransferase, with amino-acid sequence MIKKILNYIKLLLELCKFKITSFVALSTFVGYILYSKELSINMILPVIGVFILACGSSSLNHYQERFTDALMSRTCKRPIPSGRISANHALILSIAIIIISLTIIYFTTNIVSLILSLLALIWYNFFYTPLKKKIAMAVVPGSLIGALPPMIGYTSAGGSPFDYQILALALFFFIWQIPHFWLLLLIFNNDYQKANFPTLTKIFSNEQLSRITFIWIVSLSVCSYFIFLLDYSFKIYSVIALIVLSIWLIIESSRLLLKYSEKSFLKETFLRINLYVLAVITVISIDRLLFKEI; translated from the coding sequence ATGATAAAAAAAATTTTAAACTATATTAAGTTACTTCTTGAGTTATGCAAATTTAAAATTACTTCTTTCGTAGCTCTTTCTACTTTTGTTGGATATATTCTTTATTCCAAAGAATTATCCATAAATATGATATTACCAGTAATTGGAGTTTTTATTTTAGCTTGTGGTTCTTCATCTTTAAATCATTATCAGGAAAGATTTACAGATGCTTTAATGAGTAGAACATGCAAAAGACCAATCCCTTCAGGTAGAATAAGTGCTAATCATGCTTTAATTTTATCTATTGCTATTATAATTATTTCCTTAACAATAATTTACTTTACAACAAATATTGTTTCGTTAATTTTAAGTTTACTGGCACTTATCTGGTATAATTTCTTTTACACACCACTTAAGAAAAAAATTGCAATGGCAGTAGTACCTGGTTCATTAATTGGTGCTTTACCACCAATGATTGGTTATACATCAGCAGGAGGGTCACCATTTGATTATCAAATTCTGGCTTTAGCTTTATTTTTCTTTATCTGGCAAATTCCACATTTCTGGTTATTACTTCTAATCTTTAATAATGATTATCAGAAAGCAAATTTCCCGACTTTAACTAAAATATTTTCTAATGAGCAATTATCGAGAATTACTTTTATATGGATTGTCTCTCTTTCAGTTTGTAGCTATTTTATTTTTTTACTTGATTATTCGTTCAAGATCTATTCCGTTATTGCTCTAATTGTTTTATCAATCTGGCTTATAATAGAATCAAGTAGACTATTATTAAAATATTCAGAAAAAAGTTTTTTAAAAGAAACTTTCCTTCGTATTAATTTATATGTCCTTGCTGTAATTACAGTTATATCAATTGATAGATTATTATTTAAAGAAATATAA
- the prmC gene encoding peptide chain release factor N(5)-glutamine methyltransferase — translation MITVLDSIKLSTEYLEKKGVESPRLNAELLLADILNCKRLDLYLKYDQPLSEDEINKYREYISRRAKREPLQYIIGKVDFFGLELKINKSVLIPRPETEILVETIINREKDKNSLLILDIGTGSGNIAIALAKSLSQSKIVAVDISNEALKVAEENVNKHNVINQIELVRKNILEDTNFYNLKFDIIVSNPPYVSINEYQSLQEEIILYEPQIAVTDNDDGLKFYRKISEIADKNLKTGGRIYLEIGAGRSEQIENILTTTGFSNIQFVKDYQQINRIVYGIKI, via the coding sequence ATGATTACTGTATTAGATTCTATAAAATTATCAACTGAATACTTAGAGAAAAAAGGGGTTGAATCTCCAAGATTGAATGCAGAGTTGTTATTGGCAGATATTCTTAATTGCAAAAGGCTCGATTTATATTTGAAATATGATCAACCATTATCCGAAGATGAAATTAATAAGTACAGAGAATATATTTCCAGACGAGCTAAAAGAGAACCACTTCAATATATAATTGGAAAAGTCGATTTTTTTGGATTGGAACTGAAGATAAATAAGTCTGTGCTAATTCCACGACCTGAAACCGAAATTTTAGTTGAAACAATCATTAATAGAGAAAAAGATAAAAATTCATTACTGATACTGGATATTGGAACAGGTAGTGGTAATATTGCTATTGCTCTTGCAAAAAGTCTTTCTCAAAGCAAAATTGTTGCTGTTGATATATCGAACGAAGCATTGAAGGTTGCTGAAGAAAATGTTAATAAACATAATGTTATAAATCAAATAGAATTAGTAAGAAAAAATATTTTAGAAGACACTAATTTCTATAATCTAAAGTTTGATATTATAGTTTCCAACCCACCTTATGTAAGTATTAATGAATATCAATCACTGCAGGAAGAAATAATTCTTTATGAACCACAAATTGCTGTCACAGATAATGATGATGGATTAAAATTTTATAGAAAAATTTCTGAGATTGCAGATAAAAATTTAAAAACAGGTGGAAGAATATATCTTGAAATTGGAGCAGGTAGAAGTGAACAAATTGAAAATATTCTGACTACTACTGGATTTAGCAATATTCAATTTGTAAAAGATTATCAACAAATAAATAGAATTGTTTACGGGATAAAAATATGA
- a CDS encoding cytochrome c oxidase subunit 3 family protein: MNENLNTVTMSHEHSHIDKIGAKMGMWLFLFTEVLLFGGLFLAYALYRYQYSIDFHIAGMELNTLIGTFNTIILLTSSLTMALSIAFIQKGNKLLSILFLISTILLALIFLVNKYFEWTAKFEHGIYPGSNELLNRPNGQILFFGLYYVMTGLHALHVIIGIIILSFMLFFLIRNKITKDNNIKLENSGLYWHLVDLIWIFLFPLFYLIQ, encoded by the coding sequence ATGAATGAAAATCTTAATACAGTAACTATGTCGCACGAACATTCTCATATCGATAAGATTGGTGCTAAAATGGGAATGTGGCTTTTTTTGTTTACTGAAGTTTTATTATTTGGTGGATTGTTCTTAGCATATGCTTTATATCGATATCAATATAGTATTGATTTTCATATTGCTGGAATGGAATTAAATACATTGATTGGAACATTCAATACTATCATACTATTAACCAGTAGTTTGACAATGGCTCTTTCTATTGCTTTCATCCAGAAAGGGAATAAGTTATTATCTATACTTTTTTTAATCTCAACAATATTACTTGCTTTAATATTCCTTGTTAATAAATATTTTGAATGGACAGCTAAATTTGAACATGGAATTTACCCAGGCTCTAATGAGTTATTAAATAGACCAAACGGACAAATATTATTTTTTGGATTGTATTATGTTATGACAGGCTTACATGCACTTCATGTTATAATTGGCATCATAATTTTATCATTCATGTTATTCTTTTTGATAAGAAATAAAATTACCAAAGACAATAATATAAAACTTGAAAATTCTGGTTTATACTGGCATCTTGTCGATTTAATCTGGATTTTTTTATTCCCATTATTTTATCTAATTCAGTGA
- a CDS encoding c-type cytochrome, whose protein sequence is METNKNFLDEINFKSIFQKPLKLFGWFFPFFFILILVLGIYFAQNLNQISFNELNPGLNDTTNIKKEIVEKRGIVIPPINFEEIKNPTKEIILKGKELFDSNCKSCHGENGLGDGIAGANLNPKPRNFHLKEGWTNGRTIDAMYKTLQEGIPKNGMPSYDFLSPIDRFSIILYIRTLADFPSITDDQLKNIDNQYNISKGKSTPNQIPVEKAINILVKENSLISEKIKSSKNMILTSNDVGARLIVENANDIEKIITTFLSNENISFPDFKQVIKVSQNMGFKPSICRLNDSELELVYKYLRENIK, encoded by the coding sequence ATGGAAACAAATAAAAATTTTCTTGATGAAATCAATTTCAAAAGTATTTTCCAGAAGCCACTAAAATTATTTGGCTGGTTTTTTCCATTCTTTTTTATTTTAATTTTAGTACTGGGAATTTATTTTGCACAGAATCTGAATCAAATTTCATTTAATGAATTAAATCCCGGTCTAAATGATACAACAAATATTAAAAAAGAAATAGTAGAAAAAAGAGGAATTGTAATACCCCCGATTAATTTTGAGGAGATTAAAAATCCAACTAAAGAAATAATATTGAAAGGGAAAGAACTCTTTGATTCAAATTGTAAATCCTGTCACGGTGAGAATGGTTTAGGGGATGGAATAGCAGGAGCGAATTTAAATCCTAAGCCACGTAATTTCCATTTAAAGGAAGGATGGACAAATGGTCGTACGATTGATGCTATGTATAAAACACTTCAAGAAGGAATTCCCAAAAACGGAATGCCTTCTTATGACTTCTTAAGTCCAATTGATAGATTTAGTATAATTTTGTACATAAGAACATTAGCTGATTTTCCATCAATAACTGATGATCAATTAAAAAATATAGATAATCAGTATAACATTAGTAAAGGGAAAAGTACTCCAAATCAAATTCCAGTGGAAAAAGCGATTAATATCTTGGTAAAAGAAAATTCTTTAATTAGTGAGAAAATAAAATCTTCAAAAAATATGATTCTGACTTCAAATGATGTGGGAGCAAGATTAATAGTTGAAAATGCTAATGACATTGAAAAAATAATCACAACATTTTTATCAAATGAAAATATATCTTTTCCAGATTTTAAGCAGGTTATTAAAGTTTCACAAAATATGGGTTTCAAGCCTTCTATTTGTAGATTGAATGATTCTGAATTAGAACTTGTTTATAAATATCTGAGAGAGAATATTAAATAA
- the coxB gene encoding cytochrome c oxidase subunit II has translation MSSAPSLHTETVDFVMLYIVSIAVILLLGVTITMIYFVIKYNRNKGHKPVDVHGNIWLEITWVIIPTIIALSMFYFGYTGFKKIRYIPKDAFVIKVTAKMWQWEFKYPNNKVTDTLYVPVNKPIKLEMTSSDVNHSFYIPAFRIKEDAIYGRTTYLAFTPSKIGDYDVACAEYCGLGHSMMYTKVKVLSKEDFDFWLNKN, from the coding sequence ATGTCGTCTGCACCATCTTTACATACTGAAACTGTAGATTTTGTAATGTTATATATAGTAAGTATAGCTGTTATACTTTTACTTGGTGTTACTATAACTATGATTTACTTTGTAATTAAGTATAACAGAAACAAAGGTCACAAACCAGTTGATGTACATGGAAATATCTGGCTGGAAATTACATGGGTTATCATTCCAACGATAATAGCATTGTCGATGTTTTATTTTGGTTATACTGGATTCAAGAAAATCAGGTATATCCCGAAAGATGCATTTGTGATTAAAGTTACTGCAAAAATGTGGCAATGGGAATTTAAATATCCAAATAATAAAGTTACTGATACTTTATATGTACCTGTTAACAAACCAATTAAATTAGAGATGACTTCTTCTGATGTTAATCATTCATTTTATATACCAGCTTTTAGAATTAAAGAAGATGCAATATATGGCAGGACAACTTATTTAGCTTTTACACCCAGTAAAATTGGTGATTATGATGTTGCATGTGCAGAATATTGTGGCTTGGGACATTCAATGATGTATACCAAGGTAAAAGTTTTATCAAAAGAAGATTTTGATTTTTGGTTAAATAAGAATTAA
- a CDS encoding quinol:cytochrome C oxidoreductase, with translation MSNFIETNYTKKEIPEKFKSTGIILLLLGLIGIALSYYFNPIRASYNNIIILLFLISIGLGSMFLISIEYLSGAVWSVPFRRIPEFLSGVVLLLPVIVLPLLFNMKNIFEWLHPEILKVDPLLQNKAPYLNSDFFIVRVIIFISIWILFFYLFTKNSFKQDLTGEQLFTKKNIKYSALFLPLFAITITFTAIDWLMSLEPHWFSTIFGVYYFSGTVVSSIAASTITIILLNERGYLVKGLSGDHYYSLGALLFAFINFWAYIAFSQYLLIWYANLPEETIWFLNRWQGNWKYVSIGLIIIHFVVPYFGLLSQPSKMNPKRLLIMSSIILFAHYYDLYWMAMPNFSKNNFIFSWSEISFILFTVGTIILIFYSFTKKYNLIPIGDPKLKRGIEFKL, from the coding sequence ATGAGCAACTTTATTGAAACTAATTACACAAAAAAAGAAATTCCAGAAAAATTTAAATCAACAGGTATTATTTTACTTTTATTGGGTTTAATTGGAATAGCATTAAGTTATTATTTCAACCCTATAAGAGCTTCGTATAATAATATTATAATACTTTTATTTTTAATTAGCATTGGATTAGGTTCGATGTTTTTGATAAGTATAGAATATCTTTCTGGAGCAGTCTGGAGTGTTCCTTTTAGAAGAATTCCTGAATTTCTTTCTGGTGTTGTTCTTTTACTTCCTGTTATTGTTCTACCTTTACTATTTAATATGAAAAATATTTTTGAGTGGCTTCATCCAGAAATTTTGAAAGTTGATCCCTTATTACAAAATAAAGCTCCTTATCTAAATTCTGATTTTTTTATAGTAAGAGTTATAATCTTTATTTCAATCTGGATTTTATTCTTTTATTTATTTACAAAGAATTCTTTCAAACAGGATCTTACAGGAGAACAGTTATTCACAAAAAAGAATATTAAATATTCAGCTTTGTTTTTACCATTGTTTGCCATAACAATTACATTTACTGCTATAGATTGGTTAATGAGTTTAGAACCACACTGGTTTTCTACTATTTTTGGCGTCTATTATTTTTCTGGAACTGTTGTATCATCTATAGCTGCATCCACAATTACAATTATATTACTGAATGAAAGAGGATATTTAGTTAAAGGATTATCAGGAGATCATTATTATAGTTTAGGAGCTTTATTATTTGCTTTCATTAATTTCTGGGCATACATAGCATTTTCGCAGTACTTATTAATCTGGTATGCAAATCTTCCTGAAGAAACAATCTGGTTTTTAAATAGATGGCAGGGTAACTGGAAATATGTAAGCATAGGATTAATTATAATACATTTTGTCGTTCCATATTTTGGTTTGTTATCTCAACCATCGAAAATGAATCCTAAAAGATTATTAATAATGTCATCAATCATATTATTTGCACATTATTATGATTTATACTGGATGGCAATGCCAAATTTCAGTAAGAACAATTTTATCTTTAGCTGGAGTGAAATTTCATTCATATTATTTACTGTTGGTACAATTATATTAATTTTTTATTCATTCACTAAAAAGTATAATTTAATTCCAATTGGAGATCCAAAATTAAAAAGAGGAATAGAATTCAAATTATAG
- a CDS encoding SCO family protein, protein MKKINIILLTILFTISYKNHLSKNITQTNYVGIDEQLGKKLPLNLSFVTSENDTIQLNKLVDKPILLAFIYYECPGICSPMLHDVAWLIDKIDLELGVDYKIISLSIDSREKPEIANRWKRNYLQLIKKKINKDDWIFLTGDSSNIYKITKEAGYFFEKNKAGQIIHPAVLITLSPDGKIVRYILGPTFNPFDVKMALIEAKAGISRPTVTKVLELCYSYDPEGKKYAFNFLRVSGIIILFFIGIFLLILLLKSKKKMEQ, encoded by the coding sequence ATGAAAAAAATAAATATAATTTTATTAACAATTTTATTTACAATAAGTTATAAAAATCATTTAAGTAAAAATATAACGCAAACTAATTATGTTGGAATAGATGAACAACTCGGCAAAAAACTCCCCTTAAACTTAAGTTTTGTTACTTCAGAAAATGATACAATTCAATTAAATAAATTGGTTGATAAACCAATACTATTAGCTTTTATTTACTATGAATGCCCGGGTATTTGCAGTCCAATGCTCCACGATGTAGCATGGTTAATAGATAAAATTGATTTAGAGTTAGGTGTAGATTATAAAATAATTTCTTTAAGTATTGATTCAAGAGAAAAACCAGAAATTGCAAATAGATGGAAAAGAAATTATTTACAACTAATTAAAAAGAAAATAAATAAAGATGACTGGATTTTTTTAACAGGCGATAGTTCTAATATCTATAAAATTACAAAAGAAGCAGGATATTTTTTTGAGAAGAATAAAGCAGGACAGATAATACATCCTGCAGTTTTAATTACATTATCTCCGGATGGTAAGATAGTACGTTATATTTTAGGACCAACATTTAATCCTTTTGATGTAAAAATGGCTTTAATTGAAGCAAAAGCAGGAATTAGTAGACCTACTGTTACAAAAGTTTTAGAGTTGTGTTATAGTTACGACCCGGAAGGGAAAAAGTATGCTTTTAATTTTTTAAGAGTAAGTGGGATAATTATTCTTTTCTTTATAGGAATTTTTTTACTGATTTTATTGTTAAAAAGTAAAAAGAAAATGGAGCAATAG
- a CDS encoding cytochrome C oxidase subunit IV family protein — protein MKNHNNHISILTYVIVWISLLALTSITVTVAGLNLEKYTLFIALIIASIKSALVINIFMHIKFDEPIFKVFLALSGTTLIILFVLTFFDIIYR, from the coding sequence ATGAAAAATCATAATAATCATATAAGTATTCTAACTTATGTTATTGTTTGGATATCTTTGCTTGCTCTCACATCAATTACTGTTACAGTAGCAGGTCTAAATCTCGAAAAATATACTTTGTTTATTGCTCTGATTATAGCATCAATAAAGTCTGCTCTTGTGATAAATATATTTATGCATATCAAATTTGATGAGCCAATATTTAAGGTATTTCTGGCTCTCAGCGGAACAACTTTAATAATATTATTCGTTCTAACATTTTTCGATATTATTTATAGATGA
- the ctaD gene encoding cytochrome c oxidase subunit I, with protein sequence MSNGTIAVNERDFYNTSTNRFSGILSWLLTTDHKRIGLMYLVSILFFFLVGVILGVLMRLELMTPGRTIMSAQEYNALFTLHGVIMIFLFIIPGLPAIFGNFFLPIQIGARDVAFPRLNLLSYYIYVVGAILALISLFRPGGPIDTGWTFYIPYSVRTTSNVSLAIFAAFVLGFSSILTGINFITTVHRLRAPGMTFFRMPLFVWATYATAWIQVIATPVVGITILLVIIERSFNVGIFDPALGGDPLLFQHLFWIYSHPAVYIMILPAMGVVSEIIPTFSRRTIFGYKAIAMSSLAIAFIGYLVWAHHMFTSGMSDTARWIFSLLTFLVAVPSGVKIFNWVATMYKGSIDIQPPFLWVMTFIFLFSIGGLTGLVLGSLATDIHLHDTYFVVAHFHYVMFGGTGTIFFAALHYWFPKMFGRMYNKKLAYITVPFFFIGFNMLYFTKFIMGYMGMPRRYYDYLPEFAKLQLISTIGSWILAGSIFFMVGYLLYALFKGPKADSNPWGGATLEWQIPSPPPLENFKTIPVINHDPYDFTQLKEKTDE encoded by the coding sequence ATGTCAAATGGTACAATAGCAGTAAATGAAAGAGACTTTTATAACACAAGCACAAATAGATTTTCTGGTATTCTTTCATGGTTATTAACAACAGACCATAAAAGAATTGGTTTGATGTATCTCGTTTCGATATTGTTTTTCTTTTTAGTTGGTGTAATACTTGGTGTTCTAATGAGACTTGAACTTATGACACCAGGTAGAACTATTATGAGTGCACAAGAATATAATGCATTGTTTACGCTACATGGTGTCATAATGATTTTTCTTTTTATAATTCCAGGGCTACCAGCTATATTTGGCAATTTCTTTCTTCCGATTCAAATTGGAGCAAGAGATGTTGCTTTTCCAAGATTAAATTTATTATCGTATTACATTTATGTTGTTGGTGCAATACTTGCTCTTATTTCATTATTTAGACCTGGCGGACCAATAGATACCGGATGGACATTTTATATTCCTTATAGTGTTAGAACAACATCAAATGTTTCTTTAGCAATTTTTGCTGCATTTGTTTTAGGCTTTTCATCTATTCTTACTGGAATAAATTTTATAACCACAGTTCATCGATTAAGAGCACCGGGCATGACCTTTTTCAGAATGCCATTATTTGTCTGGGCAACTTATGCAACTGCCTGGATACAGGTTATAGCAACTCCAGTTGTTGGAATTACAATTTTACTTGTTATAATTGAAAGATCTTTTAATGTAGGAATATTTGATCCTGCACTTGGAGGTGATCCTTTATTGTTTCAACATTTGTTCTGGATCTACTCACATCCAGCAGTTTATATTATGATTTTACCAGCTATGGGTGTTGTATCGGAAATTATTCCAACATTTTCAAGAAGAACAATATTTGGTTATAAAGCAATAGCTATGTCAAGTCTTGCAATTGCATTTATAGGTTATCTTGTATGGGCACATCATATGTTTACCAGTGGAATGAGTGATACTGCAAGATGGATTTTTTCATTACTTACATTTTTAGTAGCAGTTCCAAGTGGTGTTAAGATTTTTAATTGGGTTGCAACTATGTACAAGGGTTCAATTGATATTCAACCACCATTTTTGTGGGTAATGACTTTTATATTTTTATTTTCGATTGGTGGATTAACTGGATTGGTTTTAGGTTCTCTGGCAACAGATATACATCTTCACGATACATATTTTGTTGTGGCACATTTTCATTATGTGATGTTTGGTGGTACAGGAACAATTTTCTTCGCAGCTCTACATTACTGGTTTCCTAAAATGTTTGGTCGAATGTATAATAAAAAATTAGCTTATATAACAGTCCCATTTTTCTTTATTGGTTTCAATATGTTATACTTTACAAAATTTATTATGGGCTATATGGGAATGCCAAGAAGATATTATGATTATTTACCAGAATTTGCAAAGTTGCAATTAATTTCAACAATAGGCTCATGGATTTTAGCTGGTTCTATATTTTTTATGGTTGGTTATTTATTGTATGCACTGTTTAAAGGTCCAAAAGCAGATTCAAATCCCTGGGGAGGAGCTACTCTGGAATGGCAAATTCCTTCACCACCACCACTTGAGAACTTTAAGACGATCCCTGTGATTAATCATGACCCATATGATTTTACTCAGCTTAAGGAGAAAACAGATGAATGA
- a CDS encoding metalloenzyme — MHSTLMIFIDGVGIGKKDYQYNPFFKYQFKMFTETIGEIPHLEKPEISVNGINVFPVDALLGVPDIPLSGTGQTSIFCGINAQKILSKHFGPYPHSSLIPLIKEKNIFKEFLKRKKKVTFVNAYPKVFFDYVKKGNRILSTTTLSCLLSNIRLNKIKDIHDGKALSADIENYRLISKMNYKLPLYTPEKAAKRLLRIAGENHFTLFEYFYTDHLGHGRNLELFDRTINVLDNFILYILKNLPLNMTLIICSDHGNFEDLSIKAHTLNPALGLTAGKYANELSKKIKKLYHIKPAILELYE; from the coding sequence ATGCACTCAACTTTAATGATATTCATTGATGGTGTTGGTATTGGTAAAAAAGATTATCAATACAATCCTTTCTTTAAGTACCAGTTTAAAATGTTTACAGAAACAATTGGTGAAATTCCCCATCTTGAAAAACCAGAAATATCTGTTAATGGAATAAATGTGTTCCCAGTTGATGCTTTACTTGGTGTTCCTGATATACCATTAAGTGGAACAGGACAAACATCAATATTTTGTGGAATTAATGCTCAAAAAATATTAAGTAAACATTTTGGTCCATATCCCCATTCATCATTAATTCCGTTGATTAAAGAAAAAAATATCTTTAAAGAATTCTTAAAAAGAAAAAAGAAAGTAACTTTTGTTAATGCATATCCAAAAGTATTCTTTGATTATGTGAAAAAAGGGAATAGAATTTTAAGTACAACAACTTTAAGTTGTCTTTTGAGTAATATTAGATTAAATAAGATAAAAGATATTCACGATGGAAAGGCTTTAAGTGCAGATATTGAAAATTATAGATTAATAAGTAAAATGAATTATAAACTTCCATTATATACTCCTGAAAAAGCAGCAAAACGGTTATTAAGAATTGCTGGTGAAAATCACTTTACTCTTTTTGAATATTTTTATACAGATCATCTTGGTCACGGAAGAAATTTAGAATTGTTCGATAGAACAATTAATGTTCTGGACAATTTCATTTTATACATATTGAAAAATCTTCCTTTAAATATGACTTTAATCATCTGTTCAGATCACGGTAACTTTGAAGATTTATCGATTAAAGCTCACACACTTAATCCAGCATTGGGACTTACAGCTGGCAAATATGCAAATGAATTATCAAAAAAAATTAAAAAACTTTATCACATTAAACCAGCAATTCTGGAGCTTTATGAGTGA
- the dtd gene encoding D-aminoacyl-tRNA deacylase: MRALVQRVTEGSVEIKEANYYASIGKGMVILLGVKEGDTDEDMIFVADKCSNLRIFEDENGKMNLSLKDINGEVLVISQFTLYGDARRGNRPSFSDAAKPEIAEQLYNKFIERMKHNLGDDKVKSGIFAAMMLVKIFNDGPVTILVESK; the protein is encoded by the coding sequence ATGAGAGCACTTGTACAGAGAGTTACAGAAGGTTCTGTAGAAATTAAAGAAGCAAATTATTATGCATCAATAGGAAAAGGTATGGTTATTCTTCTCGGTGTTAAAGAAGGAGATACTGATGAAGATATGATTTTTGTTGCTGATAAGTGTTCGAATTTAAGAATATTCGAAGATGAAAATGGTAAAATGAATTTATCTTTGAAAGATATCAATGGTGAAGTTCTTGTTATCTCTCAATTTACACTTTATGGCGATGCAAGACGTGGTAATCGTCCCAGTTTTTCTGATGCAGCTAAACCTGAAATTGCAGAACAGCTTTATAATAAATTTATTGAAAGAATGAAACATAATTTAGGCGATGATAAAGTTAAAAGTGGAATTTTTGCTGCAATGATGCTTGTAAAAATTTTTAATGATGGACCAGTAACAATTTTAGTTGAATCAAAATAA